The segment AATAATGCTTCAGCAAAAAAAGAATAATATGTTTCATTCTTATTGTCTGAAATAAACTTTCTGATTTCATCATCATCCACATCTTTCTCCCTGTTTTCAAACGAAGTTTCTATAAACCTTCGTAATTGCCTAAGTCTATCTTTTCGAGATAATGGTCTATCTTTTTGAAACAAATAATTAAGATTAGTTTCTTCATACATTATATCAAGAATATAGGAATCTAGATCTTCGAATGTCAAAGAATGTTCGTAAATAGAAAAATTATATTTTCCACAACTACTTTTTTTCTTTTCCGCAATACTAAAACTCATAAATCTATTTAATCAATTTTTCAGTAGACAAACGCAATCAAAGCAAATTTTGTCATTGGTTAGTCATTTTTTTAAGAAGTTATCAATAATATCTTCATTTTTTTAAAGCTTGAAAAATACTAAAAATAAAGGAAAAGAAAATACGGAAAACCATAAAACATAAATAATAAAAACAAGTAATTCAAAATTCCAATTACTTCTTTGAAATGAAAATCATTAGATACATTTCTATAAAGCTCTAAAATTCAAATATTTAAATAATATTTTATTCAAATACACAGTAATAAATGTAAAGTTTAAGCCAACTTAAAATATATTATTTACTTTAACTAGGAAGTTTTATGGATATAGATAAGCCTACTAAATCCATCAAATGATAAGTTATCATCAAACTTGGTAATAATATAATACCTGCATAAACTATTATTCCTCACAAAAAAATCCTAACTTTCGTCAGGATTTTTTACTTTTAATTTCTTTAATATCGTATTTCTTATCTGGGATCGGCTCATTAGGAAGAAAATCTTTTATGGAGCATCCTAATGCTATTGCAATTAGATTTAGATGGATTAAATTATATTTTGCTTTTTTAGATGGTGCTTCTATCTGTGATATAAATCCAATATTCTTCCCAATAGAAAGAGAAAGTTCCTCTTGGGTAATATTCTTTGATTCTCGTATTTCTTTAACACGTTTTATAACATATCTTTCTATTTCATCTAATGATTCATTCATAAATCAAAGTGAATGAAAAACATCAAAAAATATTATGTACTATAGTACATATTTTGTAAAATATTTTTATATTTGTAAAATAAGTTATTGAAATGTAACTTTGCGATACTTCAAAGAAATATAGAAGCTATTGCTTAGAATCTCGAACTGAAAACTGGTAATTTTTAATATGCGAGAGGATAAGTAAAGTAGCTCACGACCTAGGCGTGAGCTCACTTATCTGCATATAAGGTATACCAGTGCCCCAGTTCGGATATGTTGAGTTTCACGCCATTTATTTGGAGGCAAGATGTAGTGAGATAGTGAAGAAAATGGTACAGATAACTCATTCGGGTATCTAAGCAGTTCTTTTAGCAATAATTAAGCTGAAAAATACTGCTTATGAAGACAACAAACTCACAACCCAAAAAATTGACTGATTTTCAGCTATATGTACAGCTGAAAAAAGGTAATCCAGCCTCATTAGAACATATTCATTTAAGGTACAAAAGACTTCTCTTCTGGATCGGAAAACAAATGCTTGACGATGATTTTGTCGTGGAAACACTGGTGCAGGATACATTCCTTAAACTCTGGTTACACCGTGATTCCATTGAAACTCCAAATCATATTCTTGGCTTTTTGCGGTTTGTTTTGAAAAGAGATTGTATAACGTATTTCAACACTCCCAAAAATAAATTCGCACGATTAACGGCATCACTTGAAAATTTTGAGAACTATCAGGATTATCTTATAGGTTTTGATCCCCAGAATGATAAAGAGAATCTCCTCAATCAGGAATCTGAACAAAAGAAATTTGATGAAGTTAAAAAGGTTGTAAACGTACTCGATCCCAAAAGAAAACACCTTATTGAACTTTGTCTTGAATATGGTTTTCAATACAAACCAATCGCAGAAGCAATGGGAAGTAGTGTGACAAGCATCAGCAATGAGGTGAGCAGAGCTATAAATGATCTTCGGAAAATTCTTAATAGAAGTTCTCTAGAACTTCCAACGGAAAAAGCTTCCGGCAACAAAGAGCAAACTGAAAAACTCAGTAGTCAGCAAATCGACATTATAAATAGAAGATTTGAACAGAAATCTTCATTTGCAGTCATTGCTCGAGAACTCAAACTTTCTGAAAAAGAAGTCCATCAGGAGTTTCTTTGTGCTTATCAATATTTACAGAATCGAAATAACTCTGAAATAACTACCTGATATGGAAGAATCAACAATTACACTCACACGAAAAATTCAGTTATTGATCGATGTTCCATCCGATCAAAAAAATGAAATGTGGGAAAAACTTTATCGGTATCAGAACCGTTGTTTCCGAGCGGCAAACTTAATTTCTTCCCATTTATATATTCAAGAAATGATCAAGGATTTCTTTTACCTCACCGAAGAAATACAATACAAGTTAGTTGATGAAAAAAAAGATCAGATGGGAATGTTTAATCGTTCGAAAACTGGCACTACAGCACGAATGGTGTTTGATCGTTTCAAAGGGGAAATTCCGACAGATATTCTGGGAAGCCTTAACAATACAATTCAATCAACTTTCTCTAAAAACAAAGCCGATTATTGGCAGGGAGCAAAATCACTTAGAAATTATAAAAGAGACATTCCAATCCCACTTCCGGTTAAATGCATCAGCAAAATGAAATATGATCCTGATAAGAAAGCCTTTTGCTTCAATATGTTTGCGATTCCTGTCAAAACATACTTAGGAAAAGATTATACTGATAAGCGAGCGATAATGGAACGCCTGCTAAAAGGAGACATAAAGCTATGCACCTCACAGATCCAACTGAAAGACAGGAAAATATTCTGGCTCGCAGTTTTTGAATTTGAAAAGGAAGAGCATCTTTTAAACCCCGAAATTATTGCTGAAGCTTACCTATCTCTGGAACATCCAATAGTTGCAAAAGCAAACAATACGCGAATTAACATCGGCTCAAAGGAGGAGTTTTTGTATCGCAGGCTCGCAATTCAGGCAAGTCAAAAAAGGATTCAGGAGGGTATCGCCTATTCCCGTTCAGGAAATGGAGTAAAACGTAAACAGAAAGCATTGTACAAAACAGAAAATCTTGAAAGCAAATATGTAAGTCATAGGCTTCACCTATACAGCCGAAAACTTATCGATTTCTGTATCAAACAACAGGCAGGCACACTCGTTCTTAAAAATCAGGAGGACAAAATTGGGATTGCAAAAGAACAGGAGTTTGTAATTCGCAACTGGAGTTATTATGAATTGCAGACGAAAATAAAATATAAAGCAGAAAAAGCCGGTATCGAATTGATCATCGGATAGAAATAAAATAACGAGGGTGCTTGTACACCCGTAGGGTGAGGTCTTGAACACTCACTAAATACTTAACTGTATATACAACGGCGTGGGTTCTTTTTCTACCTCAAGATAGCATAGGAACATAGAAATATCTAACAATTATAAAGAAATTACTAACTTCCATTAAAGAGAAGATTTTAACTATCAAGAAGTAAAAATTTTCATAATATTTTTTTATTTAAATTAGTCAATAC is part of the Chryseobacterium wanjuense genome and harbors:
- a CDS encoding helix-turn-helix domain-containing protein gives rise to the protein MNESLDEIERYVIKRVKEIRESKNITQEELSLSIGKNIGFISQIEAPSKKAKYNLIHLNLIAIALGCSIKDFLPNEPIPDKKYDIKEIKSKKS
- a CDS encoding RNA polymerase sigma factor codes for the protein MKTTNSQPKKLTDFQLYVQLKKGNPASLEHIHLRYKRLLFWIGKQMLDDDFVVETLVQDTFLKLWLHRDSIETPNHILGFLRFVLKRDCITYFNTPKNKFARLTASLENFENYQDYLIGFDPQNDKENLLNQESEQKKFDEVKKVVNVLDPKRKHLIELCLEYGFQYKPIAEAMGSSVTSISNEVSRAINDLRKILNRSSLELPTEKASGNKEQTEKLSSQQIDIINRRFEQKSSFAVIARELKLSEKEVHQEFLCAYQYLQNRNNSEITT